The genomic stretch ccaacgaagtgctataaagattagcaccgctcatgagatctacatgaagcttgtgaacatgttttcacgagctcctagggttattcaatatgaggcggcttccgcattctttgatcttaacatcaaagagggccaaaaggtgagtccacatgtgctcaagttgatagagcatgttgagaccttgaaatcgcataaggtggaaattcccgatgaactcgtgattgatcgaattcttcattccctaagcaaaatcaaagcatatgttcaattccgggtgaattttaatatgcaagataagaaggtttcccttgatgagttgcacaaaatgcttgtgcaagccgaaagggatatggggctaagtgttagcaccaccaaagatgtgctcaatatcaatcaaaagagcaaaggaaccttcaagaaaagtgggaaaaagggaaagaagcgaactcccaacaggaacaaagctaagacttatgaagcaagctcctccaagcccaagtacagtgccccatccggggacaagtgccactattgttg from Silene latifolia isolate original U9 population chromosome 2, ASM4854445v1, whole genome shotgun sequence encodes the following:
- the LOC141630281 gene encoding uncharacterized protein LOC141630281; translated protein: MATPNASASTSSTPLSNVSWLRSFMDRCKLEKNGSNFADWDAQLRLAAQGDDKLRYLTEASPTEPPNTRSAARQSYEDYQKESAAMKNVLIFAMEAELQRSAIKISTAHEIYMKLVNMFSRAPRVIQYEAASAFFDLNIKEGQKVSPHVLKLIEHVETLKSHKVEIPDELVIDRILHSLSKIKAYVQFRVNFNMQDKKVSLDELHKMLVQAERDMGLSVSTTKDVLNINQKSKGTFKKSGKKGKKRTPNRNKAKTYEASSSKPKYSAPSGDKCHYCCGVGHWKRNCSKYLGDIKAGKVTPVGPPPSKDKGKEKQV